The sequence TTCGCGAGCAAGCGCCATAACGGCCTGCAGATCGTCACGCTTCTTGCCAGTAACACGAACCGAATCGCCTTGAATTGAAGATTGAACCTTAAGCTTGCTGTCCTTTATCTTCTTGACTAATTTCTTAGCAATTAAGGTTTCAATTCCCTCTTTGAATCTCACTTTCAAAGAGAAGGTTTTTCCACTATGAACCGCTTTCTCATCGACATCCATGGATGCAGGGTCAACTTTACGCTTGCTCATTTGCATGCGCAGAATATCGATCAATTGTTGGCACTGAAAGTCATCTTCTGCGGATAGCGTCACCACATGATCTTTATATTCGATGCCCGCTTCTTTTCCACGAAAATCGAAGCGACTCTTAAGTTCACGTACCGAGTTATCGACCGCATTACGTAGTTCAACTTCGTCGACTTCAGAAACTATATCCATTGACGGCATTTCAAGTGTCCTATTAGCATATTTTAGTGGCACTAGTTTAACGTATTTAAATTATATAAGTTATTTAAACAGGCAGACTTCTTCCGTCAGCATATTAATTGTGCTTAATAACACGTTAGAAACGAGAGTTTAATCGTGACAATCGCTCGCCATTTTTTTATGATAAAAAAAACAACGAGACACATATAAAATTTTGATATCTAAACGACATATTTTTAAGCTTGCCCTGGTCATAGCTGTAATAGTCATCAGCTACTTGGTATTTTCCAGGCCACATTATCCTCAACTTTTTTCTAATATGGATAAAGTAGGTCATCTTGGTAGCTTCTTCTGTTTGTCTCTATTGACCTATTTAGCATTCAGGCCTAAGTGGTACCTGCTGACCGCAATCCTGTCGATTTATGCCATCTTCATAGAACTCGTTCAGGCCAGACTGCCCTATCGCAGCGCCTCTTTGGCCGACTTTGTCGCCGACATGGCCGGTATTTTGCTTTTCTATTTTTGTCTTTGGAGTTATCAGCGCTACTTTCGTGCGGCTAAGCTCACCGAATCACCTTAACTTAGAAAAGCTGTTAACCTAAAATAATAGCTAGCCTTTAATAAGAGCAAATCATGGCCCTAAACTTGGCAAGAACACCTATTGATAGCCCATTGATTGCCATCCTTGGCGCTGGCGCCATCGGACAACTGCTTTATCATCAACTGGTAGAGGCCAAGGTAACCCCCTACTTTATTACACGGGGAAAGGCCCAAGACCAACAAATGCTCACCTTGACCCATCTAGATGGTCATAAGACACAATCAAAGGCCCATACTCTCGGCATTAAATCCTCGGAGATACACGAAAGTGAGTGCCCACTATTAAGCAAGACTCAGTTACTCATCGTCTGTGTAAAATCCTATCAGGTCACAGAGGCATTAATGCCCGTCTTATCTAAGCTAGCTAAAAACTGCCACATACTTCTTCTTCACAACGGCTTAGGCCCTCACCTTGAAATAGAGCCCTTGCTCCAAGGCAGAGGTTTGAGTCTAGGAACAACCTCTCAGGGCGCCTTCAGGCAAGGCACTTGGCAGCTCAAACAAACCGGCACAGGAGTAACCCAAATAGGTCATCTTTGTGGCCCATCTATGACATCGGGTTTGAAGCAGGTATTGCTAACCGAGCTCCCAAACTGTGAGTGGTGCGATCCTATTTTGCCATTTCTCTGGCAGAAACTTGCTATCAATGCGGCAATTAATCCACTTACAACAATAGAAAACTGTGCGAATGGTACCCTCTCATCACCTAAATACGAACAAGAGATCTACGACATAGTCACTGAGCTTGTGGATGTCGCTATGGCCACAGGCATAACACTGGACAAGTTAGCACTCACCAACCGAGTTTACAGTGTTATCGAGCTTACCAGCGCTAACTTCTCCTCTATGCATCAAGACGTAGCAAACAAGCGACGAACTGAGATCCACAGCATCAATGGCTACATAGTCGAAAGAGCCAAGGAGCATGGATTAACAGCTAAGGTCAATCTTGCACTCTTTAACCGCATAAAAGCAATCGAAGCTGACTACCTCGCTTAATGGCATATTTCGGAAAATGACTTTTCCTTCTGAGCCAGTGAAAAACTAAAAACAGATTAAATCTTTCAAAAGGCAGCAATTCATTTTTAAGTCTACTATTAGGTCATCGAGCTGTAGACTGAAAACAATGGATTAGTTTATGCAAAGAGAGCAGTGGAATACGCGAATTGGATTTATTCTCGCCGCTGTGGGCTCCGCCATCGGCCTTGGAAATATATGGCGATTTCCCTATATGGCCTATGAGAATGGCGGTGGCGCGTTCTTCATCCCCTACCTGTTCGCTATGATCTCCGCTGGTATCCCCTTTATGATCATGGAGTTTAGCCTTGGGCATAAGCTTAGAGGAGCTGCCCCTAAGGTGTTTGCTAAGCTTGGGCAGAATTATGGGTTAAGACTAGAATGGCTAGGCTGGTTTCAGGTTTTTATTGCCGCCATTATCGCCGTTTATTATGTCGCGATTATCGGCTGGGCGATCTCATTTCTGAGTTTCTCCTTCACTCAGAGTTGGGGAACCGACACCAATGCCTTCTTCTTCAAAGAATATTTACAGCTAGGAGACAACACCCCCAGCAAACTAGGTCAGTTTCAGCTGCATATCGCCATCCCTATGGCCATTGCTTGGTCTATTACCTCACTCGCCATTTTCACTGGGGTCAGGAGGGGCATTGAACGAGCTAGTAAAATCATGATGCCGCTACTTTTCATCATGGTTCTGGCACTCATAGGACGAATCATCTTTCTCCCTGGTGCTCTGGAAGGCCTGAACTACTTGTTTGAACCTGATTTCAGTAAAATTTTCGATGCTAAGGTTTGGTCTGCCGCCTACGGGCAGATATTTTTCACTCTCAGCGTCGGTTTTGCCATCATGCTCGCTTACTCTAGCTACCTGCCTAAAAAGTCAGACATTAGCAACAATGCCTTCATGACAGTTTTAATTAATTGTGGCTTCTCCATCATGGCTGGGATCATGATTTTTGGTGTCTTGGGTTATATGGCACAGGAGCAAGGCAAGGCGCTGACCGAAGTCGTCTCCTCTGGTGTGGGGCTAGCCTTTGTCACCATTCCTGCTGCCATCAATCTACTGCCCGCCCCCTACATACTGGGGCCACTTTTTTTCCTTGCCTTGGTGGTTGCCGGCTTTAGCTCTCACATATCTATCATCGAAGCCGTCACATCAGCAGTGATGGACAAGTTAAATTTTCCCCGCAAAAAAGCAGCATTCTTGGTCTGTGGTACTGGTTTCCTTGCCTCTATGGCTTTTGCTACCAATGGCGGTTTACTGCTTCTCGACCTTATTGATTACTTCATTAATAATGTCGCCCTGCTCTTGAGCTGCTTTATCGAACTCATCATATTGGCTTGGCTATTTAAGATCTCTGACATCAGAGATTATGCCAATCGTATATCAGAATTTACTGTGGGTCGTTGGTTCGATTTGTGCCTGCGATTTATCAGCCCCGCCATGCTCGCAATCATCTTGGTGAAAAACCTCATCAATACAATCACCGAGGGTTATGGCGATTACCCAATCCAAGATCAGATCATCTTAGGTTGGGGGCTCATCGCTGTCATGTTGCTACTCTCACTAATCATCAACTTGGTCACATCTGACAAGGAGGACTCTTTATGACAACAGGCGCCATTATCATGATGACTCTTGCTCTCTGTCTCACTTGGGGTGGGGCCGCCTTGTGCATTGCCATCGCGATGAAAAAGAAGAAAAAGTCTTGAACATGACGAGAACTTAGCCGCCTATGGCTAACCTTGTGGCAGCATCTCTTGCAGCAAGCCTTCAATCTTAGCAATAGCCTCTAGCGAGACTGAATCTTTGCGATAATTAATGAATATAGGTCGCAACCATAACTCGGCACCTTCAACTCTATAAAGCTGTGTTGATGCTAATAATGGCGACACCATAGATACGGGTAAATATGCCGCCCCTGTTTTATCTAAGATAAAATCTAAGGCGATTCTTCCTGTCGATGTTCTTAAGTAAGGAGGCGGTATCTGCTGATGACGCAAGGCATGCTCGGATGCGAACCGTGTTCCCCAATCAATATATACATACTGATTCGATAGCGCAGAGGTCACATCACACCTTTGTGTGGACACCAGTGCCAGTGTCATTCTAGCGATCTCTTTACTCATCAACTCATCTGACTTTAGCGGATCGAATGAAAACGCGATATCTAAGGTGCGTTCGAGTAAGTTTCGATTTAGTTGAGCCCGACTCACGGCTTCAGCCTGAAAGCCATAGCCAGAAAAAGCACTGGTGATCTGGCTCAAACTCGTCTGCAAGTAAGCATCCCAGATATTTGGAGTTCCAGCCAAACTCAACTGCAGGGTCTTATTATCCCCTAATGCCAGTTCATTCTTAGCTTGCTCTAGTGTACTCACCATCACTTCGGCATAGGCAATCAAACGCTCTCCAGCACTGGTCAACTTAATATTATTGCGATCCCGAATAAACAGTCTGGTATCGAAATAAGACTCAAGCTGCTTGATCCTTGCACTAGTGGCGGCTTGAGTAATATATAAATTCTCGGCTGCTCGACCAAAATGGCGAGTTTGTGCCACCTCTAAAAAGGTCTTGAATACTTTAACATCCATCTTCTGCTCTCTTATCTTCGGCTGGAGAATAGCAAGGATTGATTATGGTGACGACAAAAAACATTTGTTTCTCTTTTAGTCCAAAAACGCCTAATTTCACAGCTAACTAGTCTCTCCCACGTTCAATCAAATAGGTCTATAGAGGTTGTTATGTCTGAAGAATATTTTCGCTTTGGTCAAAAGTCATTTATTGATGATGTAAATTTTCCTAGAGGTTTTAGAAAGTCCGGTGATTTCACCCTGTTAGAAGCTGAAACCTTGAGTCTTTACGGTGATACTATGGGGGCACTGGAGTCAGGAGTATTAGAACCATTGACCCTAGAAGAAAACAACTTTGTGAAGATGCTTAAGCATCCACACAAAGCAAAAACTAAGTTAGAGTTGGTATGGATGAAATACATTAAGCTGAGCCGAGAACCCCGGCGTTTTCACAGCCTCAATAGTAGTAGCCATAAACGCCCTATTGAAGATTTCCCCCCAGTCATATCTATACCTACAGAAACTCCTCAGCTAGCCCCAGCTTAATCAGCGCGGTTCTGAGTACCAGCCCCAGAGAGAGGTCATCTCTCTGGGTAAACATCTATTGGTATTTGCTGTATAAAAGAGTAAATTAGCAATCAATCACTTAATTAACTCCCAACTTTAACTAACAAAATGAAAAACATATCACATTCACAACCGAATCACTTAATCCGTTCGGCGATCGCCTATGGCTTTATGCTGGCTTTAATTATTATCAGTGTTAACTTCTGGGATCGGCCCATTGCTGACGCCATGCATGCCCATGGCTATTCGGGCACATTTCTTAAGCTACTGAGCCAAATTCCGGCTCTACTCGAGGTAATCGC is a genomic window of Shewanella psychrophila containing:
- a CDS encoding DUF413 domain-containing protein: MSEEYFRFGQKSFIDDVNFPRGFRKSGDFTLLEAETLSLYGDTMGALESGVLEPLTLEENNFVKMLKHPHKAKTKLELVWMKYIKLSREPRRFHSLNSSSHKRPIEDFPPVISIPTETPQLAPA
- a CDS encoding sodium-dependent transporter, which translates into the protein MQREQWNTRIGFILAAVGSAIGLGNIWRFPYMAYENGGGAFFIPYLFAMISAGIPFMIMEFSLGHKLRGAAPKVFAKLGQNYGLRLEWLGWFQVFIAAIIAVYYVAIIGWAISFLSFSFTQSWGTDTNAFFFKEYLQLGDNTPSKLGQFQLHIAIPMAIAWSITSLAIFTGVRRGIERASKIMMPLLFIMVLALIGRIIFLPGALEGLNYLFEPDFSKIFDAKVWSAAYGQIFFTLSVGFAIMLAYSSYLPKKSDISNNAFMTVLINCGFSIMAGIMIFGVLGYMAQEQGKALTEVVSSGVGLAFVTIPAAINLLPAPYILGPLFFLALVVAGFSSHISIIEAVTSAVMDKLNFPRKKAAFLVCGTGFLASMAFATNGGLLLLDLIDYFINNVALLLSCFIELIILAWLFKISDIRDYANRISEFTVGRWFDLCLRFISPAMLAIILVKNLINTITEGYGDYPIQDQIILGWGLIAVMLLLSLIINLVTSDKEDSL
- a CDS encoding VanZ family protein, which translates into the protein MISKRHIFKLALVIAVIVISYLVFSRPHYPQLFSNMDKVGHLGSFFCLSLLTYLAFRPKWYLLTAILSIYAIFIELVQARLPYRSASLADFVADMAGILLFYFCLWSYQRYFRAAKLTESP
- a CDS encoding MetS family NSS transporter small subunit: MTTGAIIMMTLALCLTWGGAALCIAIAMKKKKKS
- a CDS encoding LysR family transcriptional regulator; translation: MDVKVFKTFLEVAQTRHFGRAAENLYITQAATSARIKQLESYFDTRLFIRDRNNIKLTSAGERLIAYAEVMVSTLEQAKNELALGDNKTLQLSLAGTPNIWDAYLQTSLSQITSAFSGYGFQAEAVSRAQLNRNLLERTLDIAFSFDPLKSDELMSKEIARMTLALVSTQRCDVTSALSNQYVYIDWGTRFASEHALRHQQIPPPYLRTSTGRIALDFILDKTGAAYLPVSMVSPLLASTQLYRVEGAELWLRPIFINYRKDSVSLEAIAKIEGLLQEMLPQG
- a CDS encoding ketopantoate reductase family protein, whose translation is MALNLARTPIDSPLIAILGAGAIGQLLYHQLVEAKVTPYFITRGKAQDQQMLTLTHLDGHKTQSKAHTLGIKSSEIHESECPLLSKTQLLIVCVKSYQVTEALMPVLSKLAKNCHILLLHNGLGPHLEIEPLLQGRGLSLGTTSQGAFRQGTWQLKQTGTGVTQIGHLCGPSMTSGLKQVLLTELPNCEWCDPILPFLWQKLAINAAINPLTTIENCANGTLSSPKYEQEIYDIVTELVDVAMATGITLDKLALTNRVYSVIELTSANFSSMHQDVANKRRTEIHSINGYIVERAKEHGLTAKVNLALFNRIKAIEADYLA
- a CDS encoding YajQ family cyclic di-GMP-binding protein, producing MPSMDIVSEVDEVELRNAVDNSVRELKSRFDFRGKEAGIEYKDHVVTLSAEDDFQCQQLIDILRMQMSKRKVDPASMDVDEKAVHSGKTFSLKVRFKEGIETLIAKKLVKKIKDSKLKVQSSIQGDSVRVTGKKRDDLQAVMALAREADLGQPFQFNNFRD